Proteins encoded within one genomic window of Bradyrhizobium sp. AZCC 1719:
- a CDS encoding MFS transporter: MSVQSALPNSRIFYGWFVVAAAFVVTFVGFGCAYTFSAFLDSLQRDFGASRGSVSLVFSLAGFLYFGLGIVSGPLADRYGSRRLALAGMLLIGLGLAAASAARNLVEVYAAYGLGVGLGVGCAYVPAVGAVQRWFVRRRGFASGLAVSGIGVGTLVMPAQATFLIEMLGWRGAYLALGAFAAIVGGGMALLLENDPHDRGLNPDGDPLQQGAMLTRAEGASMREAIRSRRFISLYAACLICSFGLFVPFVHLVPYAGDHGVPATSAVLLLGIIGIGSTAGRFFLGGVADRIGRQSALLLLFAGMAIALAIWTISTTFWPLAIFAFVYGMIYGAWVAVLPAVVMDYFGGRNVSGIIGILYTSVAFGTLIGPSAAGFAFDLTHDYTLPILAGVAANILAAIIVVMTRTPGDGRNPTLPCGCHSPHSPPR, from the coding sequence TTGAGTGTCCAGTCAGCGTTGCCCAATTCCCGCATCTTCTATGGTTGGTTTGTGGTGGCTGCCGCTTTTGTCGTGACCTTTGTCGGCTTCGGCTGCGCCTATACGTTCAGCGCGTTTCTCGACTCGCTGCAGCGTGATTTCGGCGCCTCGCGCGGTTCGGTCTCGCTGGTATTTTCGTTGGCCGGCTTTCTCTATTTCGGCCTCGGCATCGTCAGCGGTCCCCTCGCCGACCGCTATGGCTCGCGCCGTCTCGCGCTGGCGGGCATGCTGCTGATCGGCCTCGGGCTTGCCGCGGCAAGTGCCGCGCGCAATCTGGTCGAGGTGTATGCAGCCTACGGGCTGGGCGTCGGACTTGGCGTCGGCTGCGCCTATGTCCCGGCGGTCGGCGCGGTGCAGCGCTGGTTCGTGCGGCGGCGGGGCTTTGCCTCTGGTCTCGCCGTGAGCGGGATCGGGGTTGGCACGCTGGTGATGCCGGCGCAGGCAACGTTCCTGATCGAGATGCTCGGATGGCGCGGGGCCTATCTTGCGCTCGGCGCATTCGCCGCGATTGTCGGCGGGGGGATGGCGCTCCTCCTCGAGAACGATCCGCACGACCGGGGCCTCAATCCCGATGGCGATCCACTCCAGCAGGGAGCCATGTTGACGCGGGCCGAAGGTGCGTCGATGCGCGAGGCGATCCGGTCGCGACGCTTCATCTCGCTATACGCCGCGTGCCTGATCTGCTCGTTCGGCCTGTTCGTGCCGTTCGTGCATCTCGTTCCCTATGCCGGGGACCACGGCGTCCCGGCGACATCCGCCGTGCTGCTGCTCGGCATCATCGGCATCGGCAGCACGGCCGGCCGGTTTTTCCTCGGCGGTGTCGCCGACCGTATCGGCCGCCAATCCGCCCTGCTCCTGCTCTTCGCGGGCATGGCGATCGCGTTGGCGATCTGGACGATCTCAACGACATTCTGGCCGCTTGCCATTTTTGCATTCGTCTACGGCATGATTTACGGCGCCTGGGTCGCCGTGCTTCCGGCCGTCGTGATGGATTATTTCGGCGGCCGCAACGTCAGCGGCATCATCGGCATTCTCTACACCAGCGTCGCCTTCGGTACCCTGATCGGTCCCAGCGCTGCCGGCTTCGCGTTCGATCTCACCCACGACTATACGCTGCCGATTCTGGCCGGCGTTGCCGCCAACATCCTTGCAGCGATTATCGTCGTCATGACCCGGACGCCTGGGGATGGCCGGAACCCGACCCTCCCCTGTGGTTGTCACAGCCCACACTCGCCACCGAGGTAA
- a CDS encoding CGNR zinc finger domain-containing protein has protein sequence MSKLSRQFKVPDELANLYDFANTLDVRHFTHHGVQHPQGDELANAREFAVWMRQRGLLLVDARVSPAMLATALELRSLIRDYLQRDPSERSKNRDSVRALNKVLKLFPLLATAGDDGGMVLKAARDDALAGLSSVVAELYDGSRNGKLDRLKMCASDECRRVFFDRSKPATRRWCMSSLCGNRMKTRNYRERQRNAE, from the coding sequence ATGTCGAAATTGTCCAGACAGTTCAAGGTTCCCGACGAGTTGGCCAATCTCTACGATTTCGCCAATACGCTCGACGTCAGGCATTTCACGCATCATGGCGTGCAGCATCCGCAAGGTGATGAACTGGCAAACGCTAGGGAATTCGCAGTGTGGATGCGGCAACGTGGGCTGTTGCTCGTCGATGCGAGGGTTTCGCCGGCGATGCTCGCAACCGCGCTTGAACTCAGGAGCTTGATCCGCGACTATCTGCAGCGTGATCCGTCTGAACGAAGCAAAAACAGGGACTCGGTCCGCGCGCTGAACAAAGTGCTCAAACTGTTTCCGCTGCTCGCGACGGCAGGGGATGATGGCGGCATGGTGCTTAAGGCCGCGCGAGACGATGCGCTGGCGGGGCTCTCATCGGTCGTTGCGGAGCTCTATGACGGCTCCAGAAATGGAAAGCTTGATCGGCTGAAAATGTGCGCTTCCGACGAATGCCGCCGCGTGTTCTTCGATCGTTCGAAGCCCGCCACCCGGCGATGGTGCATGTCGTCATTGTGCGGGAATCGCATGAAGACGAGGAATTATCGCGAGCGCCAGCGCAACGCTGAATAG
- a CDS encoding autotransporter outer membrane beta-barrel domain-containing protein has translation MSIWPRLHSWLRNSWLCSAVLGGVCLAAASLPAAAQSTWTGAASSNWFDASNWTNGVPVAGGGTARIDATTPNAPVVNAPGAAAEIIAVGITAVGALTITGGGTLSSVDGHIGYPLSNGTVTVTGPGSNWSNSQTLDVGFFGTGTLTIEGGGTVSSVNGYLGTAPGAEGTVTVTGAGSTWTNSGDLFAGRGGRGTLTIADGATVSSVNGYVGDSDSASGTITVTGAGSTWANSGNLSVGEVSTGTLAIANGGTVSNTDGYVGRSGFSSGTVTVTGNGSTWINSGNLFVASAGTGTLTIADGATVSSVNGYVGALGSARGNTTVTGAGSTWTNSGNLFVGDAGTGTGTLAIANGATVSNTDGYLGRSALSQGTATVTGAGSAWTNSGNLVIGDAGTGVLTIAAGGGVSGAIGIVGNDAGSHGTVTVTGAGSALANSGNLFVGNAGTGALTIADGGRASNAIGLVGFVAGSQGSMTVTGAGSAWSNSSSLTIGGGGTGVLAIENGGAVSNTSAIVGSTSGSQGSVTVTGVGTTWTNSSQLSIGYFGVGLLAVASGGKVSSTYGILGEFAGAQGTATVAGAGSAWVNSLDLYVGNAGTGSLAVSNGGTVSNANGYVAHDTGSQGTVTVTGPGSALNSSASLTIGVSGTGVLAIDSGGSVSSASAIIGSAIGSQGTVAVTGAGSTWTNSGDLNVGFSGTGTLTVAAGATVHAGTVHVASQAGSRGTLNIGAAAGSPAAAAGTLDTASVAFGAGIGTINFNHTAANYVFGSTMTGNGSVNVLSGTTILTAANSYTGPTTVNGATLIVNGSIASSPLTVDGGGLVGGTGRLGATTIGAGTLSPGNSIGTITVQGNLVLSAASTYLVEIAPTSADRTDVTGAAQLGGALRVVAAPGTYAPGTTYTILTATGGIAGTFDSVTSNLTSSAFITPTVSYNADHVFFTLARTAFASVGWTRNQIATGTGVDSLGFGNPIFNTVLYGTAAQARQAFDALSGELHASTAGVLVDESRDLRDAVLGRLRQASFDNAVGGTAARAALPGTVPEPKTDSSRLTFWAQGLGARGRIDGDGNAATVARRHAGAVAGLDAAVDDWRFGFAAGYSDSAVGVDARASSASVESGHAAFYGAGSAGAWSARAGMAYSYHQIDTTRTIAFPGFVDRASAAYHGGTTQVFGEIGYGFGLGPVALEPFAGAAWVQARTSGFTEKGGVAALTGACDREEAGFATLGARLATSVAVGGMTLAPRLSAAWQHVLGDVTPVTTLSFASGGTAFEIAGAPLARNSALLEAGADLHLNAQTTLGILYQGQVARNAEDHAVRGRLAVRF, from the coding sequence TTGTCGATATGGCCACGCCTGCACTCCTGGTTGCGCAACTCTTGGTTGTGCTCGGCCGTCCTTGGCGGCGTCTGTCTCGCGGCGGCGTCGTTGCCGGCCGCGGCGCAATCCACCTGGACCGGTGCCGCATCCAGCAATTGGTTCGACGCAAGCAACTGGACGAACGGCGTTCCGGTCGCTGGCGGGGGAACGGCAAGGATCGACGCGACTACACCCAATGCTCCAGTGGTGAATGCGCCCGGTGCTGCCGCGGAAATCATTGCGGTCGGCATCACCGCCGTGGGCGCGCTCACCATTACGGGAGGCGGTACGCTGAGCAGTGTCGATGGCCATATCGGCTACCCCTTGTCTAATGGCACGGTGACGGTGACCGGTCCCGGATCCAACTGGAGCAATTCCCAGACCCTGGACGTCGGCTTCTTCGGCACAGGGACGCTCACCATCGAGGGCGGTGGGACGGTGAGCAGCGTGAACGGCTATCTCGGCACGGCTCCCGGCGCCGAGGGCACGGTGACGGTGACCGGCGCCGGCTCCACCTGGACCAACAGCGGAGATCTTTTCGCTGGCAGGGGCGGAAGGGGCACGCTCACCATCGCGGACGGCGCAACGGTGAGCAGCGTGAACGGCTATGTCGGAGACTCCGATAGCGCAAGCGGTACCATAACGGTGACCGGCGCGGGATCCACGTGGGCCAATTCCGGAAATCTCTCCGTCGGGGAAGTCAGCACAGGCACGCTTGCCATCGCGAACGGCGGAACGGTGAGCAATACGGACGGCTATGTCGGCCGCAGCGGTTTCTCTTCTGGCACGGTGACGGTGACCGGCAACGGCTCCACCTGGATCAATTCCGGAAATCTCTTCGTCGCCAGCGCCGGCACGGGCACGCTCACCATCGCGGACGGCGCAACGGTGAGCAGCGTGAACGGCTATGTCGGCGCCCTCGGTAGCGCGCGCGGAAACACAACGGTGACCGGCGCGGGATCTACCTGGACCAATTCCGGCAATCTCTTCGTCGGGGATGCCGGCACAGGCACAGGCACGCTCGCCATCGCGAATGGCGCAACGGTGAGCAATACGGACGGCTATCTCGGCCGCAGCGCTCTCTCTCAGGGCACGGCGACGGTGACCGGCGCCGGCTCGGCCTGGACCAACAGCGGAAATCTCGTCATCGGCGATGCCGGCACAGGCGTGCTGACCATCGCGGCCGGCGGCGGGGTGAGCGGCGCAATCGGCATCGTCGGCAACGACGCCGGCTCCCACGGCACGGTGACGGTGACCGGCGCGGGCTCCGCCTTGGCCAACAGCGGAAACCTCTTCGTCGGCAACGCCGGCACGGGCGCGCTCACTATCGCGGACGGCGGCCGGGCGAGCAACGCGATCGGTCTCGTCGGTTTCGTCGCCGGTTCGCAGGGGTCCATGACGGTGACAGGCGCCGGCTCGGCCTGGAGCAACAGCTCCTCCCTCACGATCGGCGGCGGCGGCACGGGGGTACTCGCCATTGAGAATGGCGGAGCCGTGAGCAACACCTCCGCAATTGTCGGGTCGACCAGCGGCTCGCAAGGGAGCGTGACGGTGACGGGCGTTGGCACCACCTGGACCAATTCCTCACAGCTCTCGATCGGCTACTTCGGCGTCGGGTTGCTCGCTGTCGCAAGCGGGGGGAAGGTCAGCAGCACATATGGGATCCTCGGCGAGTTTGCCGGCGCGCAGGGCACGGCCACGGTCGCTGGCGCCGGCTCTGCCTGGGTTAATTCCCTGGACCTTTACGTCGGCAACGCCGGTACGGGTTCGCTCGCGGTCTCGAACGGCGGCACGGTGAGCAATGCGAACGGCTACGTCGCTCACGACACCGGCTCGCAAGGCACGGTGACAGTGACGGGTCCGGGCTCGGCCTTGAACTCCAGTGCCTCCCTCACAATTGGCGTCAGCGGCACCGGCGTGCTCGCCATCGACAGCGGTGGATCTGTGAGCAGCGCGTCCGCCATCATCGGATCGGCCATCGGCTCGCAAGGAACCGTGGCGGTGACGGGCGCCGGCTCGACATGGACCAATTCCGGAGACCTCAATGTCGGATTCTCCGGCACCGGTACGCTCACCGTCGCGGCGGGTGCGACGGTGCACGCCGGCACCGTGCATGTGGCAAGCCAGGCCGGCTCGCGTGGCACGCTGAACATCGGCGCGGCGGCAGGCAGTCCGGCGGCGGCCGCCGGCACGCTCGACACGGCAAGCGTCGCGTTCGGCGCTGGCATTGGCACGATCAACTTCAATCATACGGCCGCCAACTACGTGTTTGGGTCGACGATGACCGGCAACGGCAGCGTCAATGTGCTGTCCGGCACCACCATCCTGACGGCTGCCAACAGCTACACGGGTCCCACGACCGTCAACGGCGCCACGCTCATCGTGAACGGCTCGATCGCCTCGTCACCACTGACGGTGGATGGCGGCGGTCTTGTCGGGGGCACTGGTCGTCTTGGCGCAACGACTATCGGCGCCGGCACGCTCTCGCCCGGCAACTCGATCGGCACCATCACGGTGCAGGGCAATCTCGTGCTGTCGGCGGCCTCGACCTACCTGGTCGAGATCGCGCCGACGAGCGCCGATCGCACCGATGTCACGGGCGCGGCGCAGCTCGGCGGTGCCTTGCGTGTGGTCGCAGCGCCCGGGACCTACGCGCCGGGCACCACCTACACGATTCTCACGGCGACTGGCGGCATCGCCGGCACGTTCGACAGCGTGACTTCCAATCTCACCTCGTCCGCCTTCATAACGCCGACCGTGTCCTATAATGCCGACCACGTATTCTTCACCCTCGCACGCACGGCATTCGCGAGCGTCGGCTGGACGCGCAACCAGATTGCCACCGGCACCGGCGTCGATTCGCTGGGCTTCGGCAATCCCATCTTCAATACGGTGCTCTACGGCACAGCCGCGCAGGCGCGGCAGGCGTTCGATGCACTCTCGGGCGAGTTGCATGCGAGTACGGCGGGCGTGCTCGTCGACGAATCGCGCGATCTGCGCGACGCGGTGCTCGGCCGCCTGCGCCAGGCGTCCTTCGACAACGCGGTAGGCGGGACGGCGGCGCGCGCGGCCCTTCCGGGGACCGTGCCGGAGCCGAAGACGGACTCGTCCCGCCTGACCTTCTGGGCGCAGGGACTCGGTGCGCGCGGTCGCATTGACGGCGATGGCAATGCGGCAACGGTCGCTCGCCGCCACGCTGGCGCCGTCGCGGGGCTCGACGCCGCTGTTGATGACTGGCGCTTCGGCTTCGCGGCGGGCTATTCGGACTCCGCGGTCGGCGTGGACGCGCGCGCGAGCTCGGCCTCGGTCGAGAGCGGCCACGCGGCGTTCTACGGCGCGGGCAGCGCCGGCGCGTGGAGCGCGCGCGCCGGCATGGCCTATTCGTACCACCAGATCGACACCACCCGCACCATCGCGTTTCCGGGCTTTGTCGATCGCGCGTCGGCCGCCTATCATGGCGGCACCACTCAGGTGTTTGGCGAGATCGGCTACGGTTTCGGGCTCGGCCCGGTCGCGCTCGAGCCGTTCGCAGGAGCTGCCTGGGTGCAGGCGAGGACAAGCGGTTTCACGGAGAAGGGCGGCGTCGCGGCGCTCACGGGTGCGTGCGACCGCGAAGAGGCGGGCTTCGCGACGCTTGGCGCGCGGCTCGCCACCAGCGTCGCGGTCGGGGGAATGACGCTGGCGCCGCGCCTCTCCGCCGCCTGGCAGCACGTGCTCGGCGATGTGACGCCGGTCACCACCCTCTCCTTCGCGAGCGGAGGCACTGCCTTCGAGATCGCGGGCGCGCCGCTCGCGCGCAACAGCGCGCTCCTCGAAGCCGGCGCTGACCTGCATCTCAATGCGCAAACCACGCTCGGCATTCTCTACCAGGGCCAGGTCGCACGCAACGCCGAAGACCACGCCGTCCGAGGCCGGCTCGCCGTGAGATTTTGA
- a CDS encoding helix-turn-helix domain-containing protein: MEKTKANSPKYKIPIRTAPQEIIMTGDDFRAAIEKIGVSQEGFGRLIGVRGRTVRSWIAEEFPVPKVVALFARLMLKTKTNPEDLL; this comes from the coding sequence ATGGAAAAGACCAAGGCCAACTCGCCCAAGTACAAGATACCTATTCGAACAGCACCGCAGGAAATCATTATGACCGGCGACGACTTCCGCGCGGCGATCGAAAAGATCGGCGTATCGCAGGAGGGTTTTGGTCGCTTGATCGGCGTGCGGGGCCGCACCGTACGAAGCTGGATTGCCGAGGAATTCCCCGTTCCCAAAGTGGTCGCGCTGTTCGCGCGCTTGATGCTCAAAACCAAAACCAATCCGGAGGACTTGCTATGA
- a CDS encoding amidase: MDIGTDDLHYLELTELAACIRARKISPVEATRAQLDRIAALDGELGSYVRVMADAAMAQAEAAHAEIAAGRYRGPLHGVPIAVKDLFWTRNVPTAAGTLVHGDFLPDENATVVHRLNEAGAVVLGKLQLTEGAYSDHHPSVTPPKNPWNPDYWPGISSSGSAAATAAGLCYGSIASDTGGSIRWPCAANGLTGLKPSWGRVSRHGVFELAATLDHVGIIARSATDAGAMLGVIAGRDHADPTAVLDPVPNYLAAAELDVRGLRIGFDAKWSSDGVDVTTQQVQGEAIKTLRALGADIVDVRFPDVKQAVADWVPNCAVEAAVAHDATYPARKDEYGPILAAVIEAGRALSARDYQRILLRRLELRGRIASLFETIDLLLIPVHPFPPLTLAMIRTLGERPDLIARLQEYTCPFNMTGHPTITLPGGFSATGMPIAFQLVAADLEEATLVRAGAAFQRATSWHRRHPSLSPWRQH, from the coding sequence ATGGATATTGGCACCGACGATCTGCACTACCTTGAACTCACGGAGCTTGCGGCATGCATCAGGGCCCGCAAAATTTCTCCGGTGGAAGCAACGCGCGCGCAACTCGATCGCATCGCCGCTTTAGATGGCGAACTCGGCAGCTACGTCCGTGTGATGGCCGATGCTGCGATGGCGCAAGCCGAAGCAGCGCACGCCGAAATCGCAGCAGGCCGGTATCGCGGACCGCTGCACGGTGTTCCGATTGCGGTGAAGGATCTATTCTGGACAAGGAATGTTCCAACCGCTGCCGGCACCCTCGTCCACGGCGATTTCCTGCCGGATGAAAACGCAACTGTGGTGCACCGCTTGAATGAAGCCGGTGCGGTCGTGCTGGGGAAGCTCCAGCTCACGGAAGGCGCTTATTCCGATCACCATCCATCTGTAACGCCGCCGAAGAATCCGTGGAATCCGGACTATTGGCCGGGCATTTCATCAAGTGGCTCGGCGGCCGCGACTGCGGCGGGGCTCTGCTATGGCTCGATCGCATCCGATACCGGCGGTTCGATTCGCTGGCCATGCGCCGCCAACGGTCTTACCGGCTTGAAGCCAAGCTGGGGACGCGTCAGCCGCCACGGCGTGTTCGAACTGGCAGCGACATTGGACCATGTCGGGATCATTGCCCGGAGCGCGACGGATGCCGGCGCAATGCTTGGCGTCATCGCCGGACGCGATCATGCCGATCCGACAGCCGTCCTCGACCCTGTGCCCAACTATCTGGCTGCAGCGGAACTGGACGTAAGAGGCCTTCGCATTGGCTTCGACGCGAAGTGGAGCAGCGACGGCGTAGACGTTACGACCCAACAGGTGCAGGGCGAGGCGATCAAGACGTTACGTGCGCTTGGCGCTGACATCGTCGATGTGCGGTTTCCCGACGTGAAGCAGGCCGTCGCCGACTGGGTTCCGAATTGCGCGGTGGAGGCAGCGGTCGCACACGATGCAACCTACCCCGCACGCAAAGATGAATATGGTCCGATCCTCGCCGCCGTCATCGAGGCGGGCCGTGCGCTATCTGCTCGCGACTATCAGAGAATCCTGCTGCGGCGGTTGGAATTGCGCGGCCGGATCGCATCGCTGTTCGAGACAATCGATCTGCTGCTCATTCCGGTTCACCCATTCCCACCCTTGACGCTCGCCATGATACGAACGCTCGGCGAGCGGCCGGACCTGATCGCCAGATTGCAGGAATACACCTGCCCCTTCAACATGACCGGTCATCCCACGATCACGCTGCCCGGCGGTTTTTCCGCAACCGGAATGCCGATCGCGTTTCAGCTTGTGGCCGCCGATCTGGAAGAAGCCACGCTGGTACGCGCTGGCGCAGCATTCCAGAGGGCCACATCCTGGCATCGCCGCCATCCGTCGCTGAGCCCATGGAGGCAACATTGA
- a CDS encoding bifunctional diguanylate cyclase/phosphodiesterase has product MVSTGTNSLRIAFAFRGGPIRWLILGGTLLIATIAIGATIMAGNFRERALRNSERELENTVLLLARHFDQQLEDFQVVQKDLIAFMRSSGIATLENYKRRMSGHDIHLILKSKIDALSYVGGINIFDAEGNLINASAAWPPPPVNSADRAFFRTFRSGPQSPEMLVEPVYSRITGAWTTVIARKITGPKGELLGVIGRGIEPVHFEKFFATVALGPGASIAMHHSDGTLLARYPHVAELVGKNFRTGPAAQRQVFELPRSTSRLTSPIDGEDRLIASRALSNFPIVMVASITTSAALADWREQIGILIAVTGFSVLAIAALLFLVVRKLSYQHRASKQRLTLEKQRLDTAVNNMTQGLLLFDAKQQLIICNRRYLEMYGLSAEVVKPGCSFREVIAHRKETGSFVGDIDHYVEMVLRDIAHRNAMVISTPDGRSIQVVNEPVADGGWLATHEDITERRRAEERITHLAHYDALTDLPNRTLFHERLKRELSYVAPNRPLAVLYIDIDEFKSVNDSLGHMIGDELLKSVAASLAACTRRSDFVARLGGDEFAIVQTGIDDIDDVMKLVSRIFEAIRSPYQCLGHQVTTDASIGIALAPQDGSDIDQILKNADLAMYAAKAAGRRTYRFFEPDMEAEVRARRSLEMDLRQALVDGGFEVYYQPCLSLQTNAITGCEALVRWRHPQRGMISPAEFVPLAEDTGLINQLGEWVLTAACKEAATWPGNVRLAVNVSPIQFRSGTLALKVMAALAASGLAASRLELEITEAVLIRDDEAALAILHDLRAIGVRIALDDFGTGYSSLSYLQRFPFDKIKIDRCFITDIAEPEGSSCIVEAVVNIAAERHMTTTAEGVETEQQRDLLRELGCSEMQGYLFSAPKPATEIRPLLLTDRQGPDAAPSRPPKRKSVARTA; this is encoded by the coding sequence ATGGTTTCAACCGGCACCAATTCGTTGAGGATCGCGTTCGCCTTTCGCGGCGGCCCGATCCGCTGGTTGATCCTGGGCGGCACGCTTTTGATCGCCACCATCGCGATCGGCGCGACCATCATGGCCGGCAATTTCCGCGAGCGCGCGCTGCGCAATAGCGAACGCGAGCTGGAAAACACCGTGCTGCTGCTCGCCCGCCATTTCGACCAGCAGCTCGAAGATTTTCAGGTCGTTCAGAAGGACCTGATCGCGTTCATGCGTTCCAGCGGGATCGCCACGCTCGAAAACTACAAGCGCCGGATGTCCGGCCATGACATCCATCTCATCCTGAAATCCAAGATCGACGCGCTGTCCTATGTCGGCGGCATCAACATCTTCGACGCCGAAGGCAATCTGATCAATGCGTCGGCCGCCTGGCCGCCGCCGCCAGTCAACTCGGCGGACCGCGCTTTCTTCAGAACATTCAGGTCCGGCCCGCAATCGCCGGAGATGCTGGTCGAGCCGGTCTACAGCCGCATCACCGGCGCCTGGACCACCGTGATCGCGCGCAAGATCACCGGGCCGAAAGGCGAATTGCTCGGCGTCATCGGCCGGGGCATCGAACCCGTCCATTTCGAAAAGTTCTTCGCAACTGTTGCCCTCGGCCCCGGCGCCTCCATCGCCATGCACCACAGCGACGGCACGCTGCTGGCCCGCTATCCACATGTGGCGGAGCTGGTCGGCAAGAACTTCAGGACCGGTCCGGCCGCGCAGCGGCAAGTCTTCGAGCTGCCCCGCAGCACCTCGCGCCTCACCAGCCCGATCGACGGCGAGGACCGGCTGATCGCGTCCCGTGCGCTCTCCAATTTTCCGATCGTAATGGTCGCCTCGATCACCACATCGGCCGCGTTGGCCGACTGGCGCGAGCAGATCGGAATCCTGATCGCCGTCACCGGGTTTTCCGTGCTCGCGATCGCCGCTCTGCTGTTTCTCGTCGTCCGCAAGCTTTCCTATCAGCACCGCGCATCGAAGCAGCGGCTGACGCTGGAAAAGCAGCGGCTCGACACCGCCGTCAACAACATGACGCAGGGCCTGTTGCTGTTCGATGCAAAGCAGCAGCTCATCATCTGCAACAGGCGATACCTCGAAATGTACGGCTTGTCGGCCGAGGTCGTGAAGCCGGGTTGCAGCTTCCGCGAGGTGATCGCCCATCGCAAGGAGACCGGCTCGTTCGTCGGCGACATCGATCACTACGTCGAGATGGTGCTGCGCGACATCGCGCACCGTAACGCCATGGTTATATCCACACCCGACGGACGTTCGATCCAGGTCGTCAACGAACCGGTCGCCGACGGCGGATGGCTGGCAACGCACGAAGACATCACCGAGCGGCGGCGCGCCGAGGAGCGCATCACCCACCTCGCCCATTACGACGCGTTGACCGACCTGCCGAACCGCACCCTGTTCCACGAACGGCTCAAGCGCGAATTGTCTTACGTCGCGCCGAACCGGCCACTGGCGGTGCTCTATATCGACATCGACGAATTCAAGAGCGTCAACGATTCGCTGGGCCACATGATCGGCGACGAGCTCCTGAAATCGGTCGCGGCCAGCCTCGCCGCCTGCACGCGGAGATCCGATTTCGTCGCCCGGCTCGGCGGCGACGAGTTCGCCATCGTGCAGACCGGGATCGATGATATCGACGACGTGATGAAGCTCGTCAGCCGCATCTTCGAGGCGATCCGCTCGCCCTACCAATGCCTGGGCCATCAGGTCACCACCGACGCCAGCATCGGCATTGCGCTCGCGCCGCAAGACGGCTCCGATATCGACCAGATCCTGAAGAACGCGGATCTGGCGATGTACGCCGCCAAGGCCGCCGGCCGCCGCACCTATCGCTTCTTCGAACCGGACATGGAAGCCGAGGTCCGCGCCCGCCGCAGCCTGGAAATGGACCTGCGCCAGGCGCTCGTCGACGGCGGCTTCGAGGTCTATTACCAGCCATGTCTGAGCCTGCAGACCAACGCGATCACCGGCTGCGAGGCGCTGGTGCGCTGGCGCCATCCGCAGCGCGGCATGATTTCGCCCGCCGAGTTCGTGCCGCTCGCAGAGGACACCGGCCTGATCAACCAACTCGGCGAATGGGTGCTGACCGCGGCCTGCAAGGAGGCCGCGACCTGGCCCGGCAATGTCAGGCTCGCGGTCAACGTCTCGCCGATTCAATTCAGGAGCGGCACGCTGGCGCTGAAGGTGATGGCGGCGCTCGCCGCATCGGGCCTCGCGGCGAGCCGGCTGGAGCTCGAGATCACCGAAGCCGTGCTGATCAGAGATGACGAGGCCGCGCTCGCCATCCTGCACGACCTCCGCGCCATCGGGGTTCGCATCGCGCTCGACGATTTCGGCACCGGCTACTCCTCGCTGAGCTATCTGCAGCGTTTTCCGTTCGACAAGATCAAGATCGACCGCTGCTTCATCACCGATATCGCCGAGCCGGAAGGCTCGTCCTGCATCGTGGAGGCGGTGGTGAACATCGCCGCCGAACGCCATATGACGACGACGGCCGAAGGCGTCGAGACCGAACAGCAGCGCGACTTGTTGCGCGAACTCGGCTGTTCGGAAATGCAGGGTTACCTGTTCAGCGCGCCGAAGCCGGCGACGGAGATCAGGCCGCTGTTGCTGACGGATCGGCAAGGTCCCGACGCGGCGCCGAGCCGGCCACCTAAGCGCAAGTCGGTTGCGCGGACGGCGTAG
- the moaC gene encoding cyclic pyranopterin monophosphate synthase MoaC, producing the protein MARKASKGGAALTHIDAAGEARMVDVSAKAATERTAIAEGRVVMAKATLDLIVSGNAKKGDVLGTARIAGIMAAKRTSELIPLCHPLALSKVTLDITPDKKLPGCIVRATVKVTGPTGVEMEALTAVSVACLTIYDMIKAVERGVRIEAIHLVEKSGGKSGHYRAER; encoded by the coding sequence ATGGCGCGGAAGGCTTCCAAAGGCGGCGCCGCCCTCACCCATATCGATGCCGCCGGCGAAGCGCGGATGGTTGACGTCTCTGCGAAGGCAGCGACCGAGCGCACCGCCATCGCCGAGGGGCGTGTCGTCATGGCCAAGGCGACGCTCGACCTGATTGTCTCCGGCAATGCCAAGAAGGGCGACGTGCTGGGCACGGCCCGCATCGCCGGCATTATGGCGGCAAAGCGCACGTCGGAATTGATCCCGCTGTGCCATCCGCTGGCGCTGTCCAAGGTGACGCTCGACATCACGCCTGACAAAAAATTGCCGGGGTGCATCGTCCGCGCCACCGTCAAGGTCACCGGCCCGACGGGCGTCGAGATGGAAGCGCTGACGGCGGTGTCGGTCGCGTGCCTGACGATCTACGACATGATCAAGGCGGTCGAGCGCGGCGTTCGCATCGAAGCCATCCATCTCGTCGAGAAGAGCGGCGGCAAGTCCGGCCATTATCGCGCGGAGCGCTGA